A window from Dromaius novaehollandiae isolate bDroNov1 chromosome 1, bDroNov1.hap1, whole genome shotgun sequence encodes these proteins:
- the LOC112988424 gene encoding uncharacterized protein LOC112988424 — MTLEQLQRLNSAFQELEKDGYRSLDVEKFKQIMKKCMSPHSTNDEQVEKLFMKIDYAATGSIQWNDFCTYMQLEYAEQDRSSAQLKQTAFSLPAARQQLSHGEPVLRICSLADHTLVTAREDGVVSFWSSQLKVKRSKMIFEKTAKKKPKWMLDFTVMTQYNKLLLGTADREIQLYELSNFEPYCQISALEAIPLRLDYCYTDHDECMVLYGDDQGCVNILLMSSVGELLRTWKKLPKGENLPSICLESAILSPSVTYIRWKVHEDWVTQVKK; from the exons GAGCTGGAAAAGGATGGCTACAGATCATTGGATGTAGAGAAGTTTAAGCAGATAATGAAGAAGTGCATGAGTCCACATAGCACA AATGATGAGCAAGTTGAAAAGCTTTTCATGAAAATAGACTATGCTGCAACAGGAAGTATTCAATGG AATGACTTCTGCACGTACATGCAGCTGGAGTATGCCGAACAGGACAGGTCCTCCGCCCAGCTGAAGCAGACGGCCTTCTCGCTCCCCGCTGCGAGGCAGCAGCTCTCCCACGGGGAACCCGTCCTCCGCATTTGTTCCCTGGCCGACCACACGCTAGTGACGGCTCGGGAAGATGGTGTCGTGTCCTTCTGGTCTTCGCAGCTGAAAGTGAAACGAAGCAAGATGATTTTT GAGAAGACCGCCAAGAAGAAACCTAAGTGGATGTTGGATTTCACTGTCATGACACAGTACAACAAACTCCTCCTGGGAACAGC TGATCGCGAAATCCAGTTGTACGAACTTTCCAACTTTGAGCCGTACTGCCAGATCAGTGCCTTGGAAGCCATCCCTTTGAGATTGGACTACTG TTACACTGATCATGACGAGTGTATGGTTCTCTACGGAGACGATCAG gGCTGTGTCAATATTTTGCTCATGTCCTCTGTGGGAGAACTCCTAAG aacatgGAAGAAACTACCAAAAGGTGAAAATCTGCCAAGCATTTGCCTCGAGAGCGCTATTCTCTCTCCCAGTGTGACTTACATCCGCTGGAAAGTGCATGAGGACTGGGTTACAcaggtgaaaaaataa